The Schistocerca nitens isolate TAMUIC-IGC-003100 chromosome 7, iqSchNite1.1, whole genome shotgun sequence genome contains a region encoding:
- the LOC126195055 gene encoding tubulin-specific chaperone C — MEMDKIAVEDNRDLVKEKLMRREAERQQLLEQKREEKEQRSTGEELSYFFDTFAEKQKEIENALTAAAEGLIEKTQLPNHFDRIGKNVQTLQHFLSSSTMFLRVYDIRKAQEAILTLQQRCQQLEQQLLPKKKFGFKIRKVPNKKDVIFNEKIEDTVDSHSSPVHKLLQNSKENNCGFSGRTAEILSLPHEKIYKKDVVLSNLNSCTVRLPGAPNTLYIAGLSNCKIITGPVTTSVFIENCSDCTFVLACQQLRVHSTTHSDFYLHVTSRTIIEDTTHVRFAPYNLKYENMVHHFQLAGLDVNRNNWDMVDDFNWLASDKASPNWCIMKENEWNIDWM; from the coding sequence ATGGAAATGGATAAAATTGCAGTAGAGGACAACCGTGATCTTGTAAAGGAAAAACTAATGCGTAGAGAAGCAGAAAGGCAGCAACTGCTTGaacaaaaaagggaagaaaaggaaCAAAGATCAACTGGTGAAGAGCTCAGTTACTTTTTTGATACATTTGCAGAAAAACAAAAGGAGATTGAGAATGCTTTAACCGCAGCAGCAGAAGGACTTATAGAAAAAACCCAATTGCCAAATCATTTTGATAGGATTGGAAAGAATGTGCAGACCCTGCAGCATTTTTTATCTTCATCAACAATGTTTCTTCGTGTTTATGATATCCGGAAAGCTCAAGAAGCAATTCTGACTTTGCAGCAAAGATGTCAGCAACTAGAGCAGCAGTTACTACCAAAGAAAAAATTTGGTTTTAAAATTCGAAAGGTGCCTAATAAGAAAGATGTAATATTCAATGAAAAAATAGAAGACACTGTAGATTCCCATTCTTCACCTGTTCACAAGCTGCTTCAGAACAGTAAGGAAAACAATTGTGGTTTCTCTGGCAGAACTGCTGAAATTCTTTCTCTTCCtcatgaaaaaatatataaaaaggatgTTGTTCTTTCTAACCTTAATAGCTGTACTGTGAGACTACCTGGAGCTCCTAATACATTGTATATTGCTGGCTTGAGCAACTGCAAAATAATAACCGGTCCTGTAACAACATCAGTTTTTATTGAAAATTGTTCAGACTGCACATTTGTTTTGGCATGTCAACAGTTAAGAGTTCACAGCACAACACACAGTGACTTTTATCTCCACGTTACAAGTCGAACTATTATTGAAGATACTACGCATGTCAGGTTTGCTCCCTATAatttaaaatatgaaaatatggTGCATCATTTCCAGTTAGCAGGTTTAGATGTAAATAGAAACAACTGGGATATGGTTGATGATTTCAATTGGCTGGCAAGTGATAAAGCATCACCAAACTGGtgtattatgaaagaaaatgaatGGAATATTGATtggatgtaa